A section of the Anaerosporomusa subterranea genome encodes:
- the yunB gene encoding sporulation protein YunB has translation MRFLTRRRRIFPKKTLFIICLLFVFIYSFWQIETNLKPTLLTLAETKARVIATQTINTVIMQKVSQTASPNQLVNVHLDNRGRVVLIQPNAMAFNKLATETTMEAQEALKLITEEHIYIPTGQIFGSQLFASHGPKIEVSILPVGTVEVKVIDKFEHAGINQTRHMVYLAATTSMRIVVPLVSKAIVVNTQVPIAEYIVVGDVPSTYLQLPFQFPEDGGGNGKTEIH, from the coding sequence ATGAGATTTCTCACCAGACGAAGGCGGATTTTCCCCAAAAAGACATTGTTTATCATCTGCTTACTCTTCGTTTTTATTTATTCGTTCTGGCAAATAGAGACCAACCTAAAACCCACTCTGTTGACACTAGCTGAAACCAAGGCGAGAGTTATCGCTACTCAGACAATCAATACGGTAATTATGCAAAAGGTCAGTCAAACAGCATCTCCTAACCAACTCGTTAATGTTCATCTCGACAACCGCGGGCGGGTAGTTCTTATTCAGCCGAATGCAATGGCCTTTAACAAATTGGCAACGGAAACCACGATGGAAGCTCAAGAAGCGCTAAAGTTAATCACCGAAGAGCACATCTACATACCAACTGGTCAAATCTTCGGCAGCCAACTTTTTGCTAGCCACGGTCCTAAGATTGAAGTCTCAATTCTTCCGGTCGGTACTGTTGAGGTCAAGGTTATTGATAAGTTTGAACATGCTGGCATTAATCAGACTCGGCACATGGTATACCTTGCAGCAACAACCAGTATGCGGATCGTTGTGCCGCTTGTAAGTAAGGCTATTGTTGTAAACACGCAAGTGCCAATTGCTGAATATATCGTTGTCGGCGATGTTCCAAGCACCTATTTACAGTTGCCCTTTCAATTCCCAGAGGACGGCGGCGGAAACGGCAAAACCGAAATTCATTAA
- the tyrS gene encoding tyrosine--tRNA ligase: MESVEHQLECIKRGVAEILPEASLVEKLRRSVATGTPLRVKLGLDPTAPDIHLGHTVVLRKLKQFQDLGHQIIIVIGDFTGRIGDPSGKSETRKQLTEEAIQVNARTYEEQIFRILDREKTEVVFNSSWLAPLNFADVVKLAAKYTVARMLEREDFSKRFKECRPISVHEFFYPLMQGYDSVALKADIEFGGTDQKFNLLMGRHLQEEYGQEPQIAIMMPILEGLDGVNKMSKSLGNYIGINEAPTEIYGKAMSIPDELMARYYELVTDASNDELANIKLELTSGALHPRDAKMRLAHTLVRLYHGEEAANLAQAEFVKVFQQHDMPDNIPEIVVPDKSKIWLPKLLVQLNLAASNGEAKRSIQQGAVKIDGHKAADPDAEIEPVTGMILQVGKRRFAKII, translated from the coding sequence ATGGAATCAGTTGAGCATCAATTAGAATGTATTAAACGTGGAGTAGCGGAAATCCTGCCTGAGGCTTCGCTAGTCGAGAAATTGCGGCGCTCAGTTGCAACCGGGACTCCCTTGCGGGTAAAGTTAGGACTCGATCCTACGGCGCCGGATATTCATTTAGGCCACACCGTCGTCTTACGTAAATTAAAACAGTTCCAAGACTTGGGACATCAAATAATAATCGTTATTGGCGATTTCACAGGCCGCATTGGCGATCCTTCAGGAAAAAGTGAGACTCGCAAACAATTAACCGAAGAAGCGATTCAAGTTAATGCTCGGACTTATGAAGAGCAAATCTTCCGAATCCTCGACAGGGAGAAAACGGAAGTTGTATTCAACAGTTCTTGGTTGGCACCATTGAATTTTGCCGACGTTGTTAAATTAGCAGCCAAGTATACTGTGGCGAGAATGCTTGAACGCGAGGATTTCAGTAAACGGTTTAAAGAGTGTCGGCCCATTAGTGTTCATGAGTTCTTTTATCCGCTCATGCAAGGTTACGACTCTGTTGCGTTGAAGGCGGATATTGAGTTTGGCGGCACTGATCAGAAGTTTAATCTATTGATGGGACGACATCTCCAAGAAGAATATGGGCAAGAACCGCAAATTGCCATCATGATGCCGATTCTTGAAGGTCTTGATGGTGTTAATAAGATGTCAAAGAGCCTCGGTAATTATATCGGCATCAACGAGGCACCAACCGAAATTTATGGCAAGGCGATGTCGATTCCTGATGAATTAATGGCAAGATATTATGAACTGGTTACTGATGCATCTAATGACGAATTGGCCAACATTAAACTGGAACTAACAAGTGGAGCCCTGCACCCCCGTGATGCAAAAATGCGCTTAGCTCATACTTTGGTTCGTTTGTACCATGGAGAGGAAGCGGCCAACTTAGCGCAAGCTGAATTCGTGAAAGTATTTCAGCAACATGACATGCCTGATAACATTCCGGAAATTGTTGTTCCGGATAAAAGTAAAATCTGGCTGCCAAAATTGCTAGTACAGCTAAATTTAGCGGCTTCGAACGGTGAAGCCAAACGTAGCATTCAGCAAGGCGCTGTAAAAATTGATGGACACAAGGCTGCTGATCCGGATGCTGAAATTGAACCTGTAACAGGTATGATACTGCAGGTTGGTAAAAGACGATTCGCAAAAATCATTTAA